A stretch of the Nitratifractor salsuginis DSM 16511 genome encodes the following:
- a CDS encoding putative bifunctional diguanylate cyclase/phosphodiesterase, producing MLYPIDRGQNLKEITKETFRYYNPQEQEWLPLDELIHRHRKRKTEHASLFTLQLDKEGTGQVQVKVSSIKSEDNQHMDIVVVRDTSCEQSLVKLQNTNSFSGLPNRYKAFADIGSRIASSTRRTRFAVIVLEMDNVSRLRGALGYNDMERILSHIANAIREMEEEGNIKGYHFDYSTFVLILDQPKDIHSIHLTISRFGKLVEQIKSTAKEMFRLSFSTGVSLFPEHATVNDLLNSAFAALAKAQEEGSGHTVIAQKDKLLQSDAVLTLSREIKEGLKNREFKLYFQPIFSSQDLRLAGAEVLLRWKHIEGMRHPGMFIPFAEKSGLIIDIGYYVLEETLRMLTHWNHSGFLPIQLNINLSLRELESIEFMNHLNRVLYQYDIGDSGIKYEITEYASMHNPILTRERLEKLHQMGIKVALDDFGTGYSSFSHLAEFPIDTLKIDKSFVDNMVQDRSKQHIISSITKLGHSLGMNLVAEGIETRDQAKLLQQMGVDLFQGYYFAKPMSQLEFQYLLTHPDEQKITV from the coding sequence ATGCTCTATCCGATCGATAGAGGACAAAACCTTAAAGAGATAACAAAAGAAACCTTCCGCTACTACAATCCCCAAGAACAGGAATGGCTCCCCCTCGACGAGCTAATTCACCGTCACCGCAAACGCAAAACCGAGCACGCCAGTCTCTTTACACTACAACTTGACAAAGAGGGCACCGGCCAGGTACAAGTCAAAGTGAGCTCGATCAAGTCCGAAGACAATCAGCATATGGATATTGTTGTCGTTCGTGATACGAGCTGCGAACAATCTCTGGTTAAACTTCAAAATACCAATAGCTTCAGTGGCTTACCCAACCGTTATAAAGCCTTCGCCGACATCGGATCCCGTATTGCAAGCAGCACCCGTAGAACCCGTTTTGCCGTCATTGTTCTGGAAATGGACAATGTCAGCCGTTTACGTGGAGCGCTTGGATACAACGATATGGAACGGATTCTCTCCCATATTGCCAACGCCATCCGGGAGATGGAAGAGGAAGGAAATATCAAAGGATACCATTTCGACTACTCGACCTTCGTACTCATTCTTGATCAACCAAAAGATATCCACAGCATCCATCTGACGATCAGCCGCTTCGGCAAATTGGTTGAACAGATCAAGAGCACGGCAAAAGAGATGTTCAGACTCTCCTTCTCCACAGGCGTCAGTCTCTTTCCCGAGCATGCAACGGTAAATGACCTTCTCAACAGTGCTTTTGCCGCCTTGGCCAAGGCGCAGGAAGAGGGTTCAGGCCATACCGTCATCGCCCAAAAAGACAAATTGCTCCAATCCGATGCCGTACTGACTCTCAGCCGTGAGATCAAAGAGGGTTTGAAGAATCGCGAATTTAAACTCTATTTCCAACCCATCTTTAGCAGCCAAGATCTTCGTCTGGCCGGAGCCGAAGTGCTTCTGCGCTGGAAGCACATAGAAGGGATGCGTCATCCGGGTATGTTTATCCCTTTTGCCGAGAAAAGCGGTCTGATTATCGATATCGGCTATTACGTGCTCGAAGAGACCCTGCGTATGCTCACCCACTGGAACCATTCGGGCTTTCTACCGATTCAACTCAATATCAATCTCTCACTGCGGGAACTGGAGAGCATAGAGTTTATGAATCATCTCAACCGGGTGCTCTACCAATACGATATCGGGGATTCAGGCATCAAATATGAAATCACTGAATATGCCTCGATGCACAATCCCATTTTGACTCGGGAGCGGTTGGAAAAGTTACACCAAATGGGTATCAAGGTCGCCCTCGATGATTTTGGAACCGGCTACTCCTCCTTTTCCCATTTGGCGGAGTTTCCCATCGATACCCTCAAGATCGATAAGAGCTTTGTCGACAATATGGTCCAGGATCGAAGCAAGCAGCACATCATCTCCAGTATCACCAAACTCGGGCACAGCCTGGGAATGAATCTCGTCGCCGAAGGGATTGAAACCCGGGATCAGGCAAAACTGCTTCAGCAGATGGGAGTCGACCTCTTCCAGGGCTACTATTTCGCCAAGCCGATGTCTCAGCTAGAGTTCCAATACCTGCTGACTCATCCCGACGAACAGAAGATTACAGTGTAA
- a CDS encoding phytanoyl-CoA dioxygenase family protein, protein MSLRIEWGDEELQKFHEQGFLLFRQAVEPERCDAIRGIAHVHLKYRIPPLEMESEYIGIDKKKYRETVRRLRQVYDRDILFREWMREPAIRPLLAELLEEMPVLVTAHHNSIMTKMPHSSTPTHWHRDERYWHYRDDRLLSVWLALGRETQQNGVLEFIPGSHRQEFSPESFDERDFFRDDYAPNRPWIEGRVRFTLEKGDLVLFHCRLLHRAGANRSEAPKISFVYTVKAVGNEPIPGTRSALFPEYPLPLETPEIKSE, encoded by the coding sequence GTGTCATTGAGAATCGAGTGGGGTGATGAAGAGCTCCAAAAATTTCACGAGCAGGGCTTTTTACTCTTCCGGCAGGCGGTGGAGCCGGAGCGCTGTGATGCGATCAGAGGGATCGCCCACGTCCATTTGAAGTACCGGATCCCTCCTCTGGAGATGGAATCGGAATATATCGGTATCGACAAGAAGAAGTATCGGGAGACGGTGCGGAGGCTGCGGCAGGTCTACGATCGGGACATTCTTTTCCGGGAGTGGATGCGTGAACCTGCCATCCGCCCTTTGCTGGCGGAGCTATTGGAGGAAATGCCGGTTTTGGTGACGGCCCATCACAATTCGATCATGACCAAGATGCCCCACAGCAGCACCCCGACCCATTGGCACCGTGACGAACGTTATTGGCACTACCGGGACGACCGCCTGCTCAGTGTCTGGCTGGCATTGGGCCGTGAAACCCAGCAGAACGGTGTCCTGGAGTTTATCCCGGGCTCCCACCGGCAGGAATTTTCGCCCGAATCTTTCGATGAACGGGATTTTTTCCGGGACGATTACGCTCCCAACCGGCCCTGGATCGAGGGGCGTGTGCGTTTCACGCTGGAGAAGGGGGATCTGGTCCTCTTCCATTGCCGACTCCTTCATCGGGCGGGGGCCAATCGAAGCGAAGCGCCGAAAATTTCCTTCGTCTATACGGTCAAAGCTGTGGGAAATGAGCCGATTCCCGGGACACGCTCCGCGCTTTTTCCGGAGTATCCGCTTCCTCTCGAGACACCGGAAATAAAATCGGAGTAA
- the trxA gene encoding thioredoxin, with protein sequence MGKYVELTKDNFDDTIKEGVVLVDFWAPWCGPCRMIAPVIEELAEEYEGKATIAKVNTDEEQEIAIKYGIRSIPTILFFKNGELVDQMVGAAGKQVFKEKLDALLA encoded by the coding sequence ATGGGTAAATATGTTGAACTGACCAAAGACAACTTCGATGACACCATCAAAGAGGGCGTTGTTCTCGTAGATTTTTGGGCTCCCTGGTGTGGACCCTGCCGGATGATCGCACCTGTGATCGAGGAATTGGCCGAGGAGTATGAGGGCAAAGCGACCATCGCCAAAGTCAATACAGACGAAGAGCAGGAGATCGCCATCAAGTACGGTATCCGCTCCATCCCCACCATCCTCTTCTTCAAAAACGGGGAACTGGTCGATCAGATGGTCGGTGCCGCCGGCAAGCAGGTCTTCAAAGAGAAGCTCGACGCTCTGCTGGCCTAA
- the trxB gene encoding thioredoxin-disulfide reductase codes for MLDCAIIGGGPAGLTAGLYTTRGGLKEVVMYEMGMPGGQITQSSEIENYPGVFREDPPLTGMELMEPWPKQCMHFGLKHEMKEVQRVRRSEAGHFIVELSGDESVEAKTVIVCTGSTPRRAGFKGEEEFLGRGVSTCATCDGFFYKDKEVAVLGGGDTALEEALYLANICSKVYVIHRRDTFRAAPPTVERAMKNPKIEFILNATVEEAFGDAMGLEGVKIRFKDGREEVLKVPGLFVFVGNNVNNKVLKQEDGSFLCDVNEQGQVIVDLNMHTSVPGLFAAGDLRIEAPKQVVCAASDGAIAGMQALHYIQENEL; via the coding sequence ATGCTCGATTGTGCCATTATCGGAGGAGGGCCGGCCGGTTTGACCGCGGGGCTCTACACCACACGCGGCGGACTCAAAGAGGTCGTCATGTATGAGATGGGAATGCCGGGAGGGCAGATCACTCAGAGTAGTGAAATCGAGAACTATCCCGGTGTCTTCCGCGAAGATCCCCCTTTGACGGGAATGGAGTTGATGGAGCCCTGGCCCAAGCAGTGTATGCACTTCGGTCTCAAACATGAGATGAAAGAGGTTCAGCGGGTGCGTCGAAGCGAGGCTGGGCACTTTATTGTCGAACTCAGCGGCGACGAGTCGGTCGAAGCGAAAACGGTGATCGTCTGCACCGGCTCCACTCCGAGACGCGCCGGGTTCAAGGGCGAAGAGGAGTTCCTCGGCCGTGGGGTCAGTACCTGCGCTACCTGCGACGGCTTCTTTTACAAAGATAAAGAGGTCGCCGTGCTCGGAGGTGGGGATACCGCACTCGAAGAGGCGCTTTACCTAGCCAATATTTGCTCCAAAGTCTATGTGATCCATCGTCGCGACACCTTCCGCGCCGCGCCTCCGACCGTGGAGCGGGCGATGAAGAATCCCAAGATCGAGTTTATCCTCAATGCGACCGTCGAAGAGGCCTTCGGCGACGCGATGGGCCTCGAAGGGGTCAAGATCCGCTTCAAAGACGGCCGCGAAGAAGTGCTGAAGGTTCCCGGCCTCTTTGTCTTTGTCGGGAACAACGTCAACAACAAGGTTCTCAAGCAGGAAGACGGCAGCTTCCTTTGTGACGTCAACGAACAGGGGCAGGTGATCGTCGATCTCAATATGCATACCTCCGTACCGGGCCTTTTCGCCGCGGGAGATCTGCGGATCGAAGCCCCCAAACAGGTGGTCTGTGCCGCGAGCGACGGCGCCATTGCGGGTATGCAAGCCCTTCACTATATTCAGGAGAACGAACTCTAA
- the dapB gene encoding 4-hydroxy-tetrahydrodipicolinate reductase, protein MIKTGILGATGRMGAHLIKNVMEDDTLELSAVHVYDELKQELPEGVLATNSIPEMLKVCDVVIDFSAPAATQELCEAAMENPTALVIATTGLSVHQQNLIEEASKKMPVLYASNMSAGIALLKQLVQQVSSTLKDFDIEIVEMHHRHKVDAPSGTALTLAEFAAKGRGLDLEKVRVSGRDGQIGPRSKDEIAVMALRGGDIVGRHTVGFYNDGEYIELTHVATSRETFSKGAIRAAKWLVDQEPGLYSINDCLGI, encoded by the coding sequence ATGATCAAAACAGGAATTCTCGGAGCAACCGGCCGAATGGGAGCCCATCTCATCAAGAACGTTATGGAAGATGACACGCTGGAGCTTTCGGCTGTCCACGTCTATGATGAGCTGAAGCAGGAGCTTCCCGAAGGGGTTTTGGCTACCAACAGCATTCCCGAAATGCTCAAAGTCTGTGACGTCGTCATCGACTTCTCCGCTCCGGCGGCAACCCAGGAACTCTGCGAAGCGGCGATGGAGAATCCGACCGCACTGGTGATCGCAACGACCGGATTGAGTGTCCATCAGCAAAATCTCATCGAAGAGGCGTCCAAGAAGATGCCGGTGCTCTACGCTTCCAATATGTCGGCAGGCATCGCTCTGCTCAAACAGTTGGTACAGCAGGTCTCTTCCACCCTCAAGGATTTCGATATCGAGATCGTCGAGATGCACCACCGCCACAAAGTGGATGCACCCAGCGGGACGGCGTTGACCCTTGCCGAGTTCGCAGCCAAGGGCCGCGGCCTCGATCTGGAAAAGGTGCGCGTCAGCGGCCGTGACGGCCAGATCGGCCCCAGGAGCAAGGACGAGATCGCCGTGATGGCCCTGCGGGGCGGCGATATCGTCGGCCGCCATACGGTGGGCTTCTATAACGATGGAGAATATATCGAGCTGACCCACGTGGCCACCAGCCGGGAGACCTTCTCCAAAGGGGCGATCCGCGCCGCCAAATGGCTCGTAGATCAGGAGCCCGGCCTCTACAGCATCAACGACTGCCTGGGCATATGA
- the purF gene encoding amidophosphoribosyltransferase: MCAVVGVFGSDTAAKIAYYALFAMQHRGQESSGISSADGEKIRLIKNRGLVTEVFDEESFQLLEGRCAIGHNRYSTAGKDSVLDAQPVFARYKLGEISVAHNGNLVNKMEVRNRLIERGAIFQTDMDTENIVHLIAKSQEDHLVDRIKDMLTKIEGAYCLIIQSRSKMFVIRDRFGIRPLSLGRLPDGGWIAASETCALDLVDAEFVRDVRPGEMLIFEEGKEPVSEQIFEPDYRPCAFEYIYFARPDSIIDGKNVYETRVKMGHNLAKEQPADVDLVLPVPDSGVAAMGFAEGQGLRFEMGIVRNHYVGRTFIEPTQQIRDLKVKLKLSPIKYLIEGKRVAIVDDSLVRGTTSRQIVRMLRHAGAKEVHMRIAAPEIKFPCRYGIDTPTQAELISTRYTPQEIAEYIGADSVGFLSLDGLVDALGRDRNYSLVSFDGNYFAGGCTESPSCGGE; the protein is encoded by the coding sequence ATGTGTGCCGTTGTGGGAGTTTTCGGGAGTGACACCGCTGCCAAGATCGCCTATTACGCCCTTTTTGCTATGCAGCATCGGGGGCAGGAGTCTTCGGGGATCAGCAGCGCCGACGGGGAGAAGATTCGTCTGATCAAAAATCGCGGGCTGGTGACCGAAGTCTTCGACGAAGAGAGTTTTCAGCTTTTGGAAGGGCGCTGCGCCATCGGGCACAACCGCTACTCCACGGCCGGTAAGGACTCGGTGCTGGATGCCCAGCCGGTCTTCGCCCGATACAAACTGGGGGAGATCTCCGTCGCCCATAACGGCAACCTGGTCAACAAGATGGAGGTGCGCAACCGCCTCATCGAGCGGGGAGCGATCTTCCAGACCGATATGGATACGGAGAACATCGTCCATCTGATCGCCAAGAGCCAGGAAGACCATCTCGTCGACCGGATCAAGGATATGCTCACCAAAATCGAAGGGGCCTACTGCCTGATCATTCAGAGCCGATCGAAGATGTTTGTCATCCGCGACCGTTTCGGGATCCGTCCCCTGAGTCTGGGGCGGCTGCCCGACGGCGGATGGATCGCCGCCAGTGAAACATGCGCCTTGGATCTTGTCGATGCCGAGTTTGTCCGGGATGTGCGCCCGGGTGAAATGCTGATCTTCGAAGAGGGCAAAGAGCCGGTGAGCGAGCAGATCTTCGAACCCGACTACCGCCCCTGCGCCTTCGAATATATCTATTTCGCCCGGCCCGACAGCATCATCGACGGGAAGAATGTCTATGAAACCCGGGTGAAGATGGGGCATAACCTGGCCAAAGAGCAGCCCGCCGACGTGGACCTGGTCCTGCCGGTGCCTGACAGCGGGGTGGCGGCTATGGGCTTTGCCGAAGGGCAGGGGCTGCGCTTCGAAATGGGGATCGTGCGCAACCATTATGTGGGCCGGACTTTTATCGAGCCGACCCAGCAGATCCGGGATTTGAAGGTCAAGCTCAAGCTCTCTCCCATCAAATATCTGATCGAGGGGAAACGAGTCGCCATCGTCGACGATTCCCTGGTGCGGGGAACCACTTCCCGACAGATCGTGCGGATGCTCCGCCACGCCGGAGCGAAAGAGGTGCATATGCGCATCGCCGCTCCCGAGATCAAATTTCCCTGCCGCTACGGGATCGATACTCCCACCCAGGCGGAGCTGATCTCCACCCGCTATACGCCTCAGGAGATCGCAGAGTATATCGGGGCCGACAGCGTAGGCTTCCTTTCCCTCGACGGTTTGGTCGATGCCCTGGGCCGTGACCGCAACTACTCCCTGGTGAGCTTCGACGGCAACTATTTTGCCGGGGGATGCACCGAATCGCCCAGCTGCGGCGGAGAATAA
- a CDS encoding TIGR01212 family radical SAM protein (This family includes YhcC from E. coli K-12, an uncharacterized radical SAM protein.): MACGTKGIQPLYTFGRYLKERFGERVRKVPVGLSGFTCPNIDGTVAKGGCTFCLNESFSPNLAQNAGKTFLNLNSPHNPILDRQLAELHQQVTRTQELFRRKERVKKFLVYFQAFTNTYAPFETLRTLYERALAYPGVVGLSIGTRSDSVTDETLEYLAELSKEYEIWIEYGIQSIYDETLRRINRGHDALNVEQAIKKAKDKGLKVCGHLIFGLPGEDKQMMLDSAKAAYDWGIDSVKYHPLYVVKQTLLANEYKRGEFTPITREEYIEVLIEALRLKPADVSIQRMTAGIQDETLLAPDWCGESKNAQMAVIRKELEKAGFCF, translated from the coding sequence TTGGCTTGCGGTACGAAGGGGATACAGCCCCTCTACACCTTCGGGCGTTATCTCAAAGAGCGTTTCGGTGAGAGGGTGCGCAAAGTCCCGGTGGGGCTGAGCGGATTTACCTGCCCCAATATCGACGGGACTGTTGCCAAAGGGGGATGCACCTTCTGCCTCAATGAATCGTTCAGTCCCAACCTCGCCCAGAACGCCGGCAAAACCTTTCTCAACCTCAATTCACCCCACAATCCGATCCTCGATCGCCAGCTTGCCGAACTTCACCAGCAGGTCACCCGCACCCAGGAGCTTTTCCGCCGAAAAGAAAGGGTGAAGAAATTCCTGGTTTATTTCCAGGCCTTTACCAACACCTATGCCCCATTCGAGACCCTTCGGACCCTTTATGAACGGGCCCTGGCTTATCCGGGGGTCGTGGGACTGAGCATCGGGACCCGGAGCGACAGTGTTACCGATGAGACCCTGGAGTATCTGGCCGAGCTCTCCAAAGAGTATGAGATCTGGATCGAATACGGGATCCAGTCGATCTATGATGAGACCCTCCGGAGAATCAATCGCGGACACGATGCCCTCAATGTGGAACAGGCGATCAAAAAGGCCAAAGACAAGGGGCTCAAAGTCTGCGGCCACCTGATCTTCGGCCTTCCTGGTGAGGATAAGCAAATGATGCTCGATTCCGCCAAAGCTGCCTATGACTGGGGGATCGACTCGGTCAAATATCACCCTCTGTATGTAGTAAAGCAGACCCTGTTGGCCAATGAATATAAACGGGGAGAGTTCACTCCCATCACCCGCGAAGAGTATATCGAGGTACTCATCGAAGCCCTTCGCCTCAAACCCGCAGATGTAAGCATCCAACGTATGACCGCCGGAATCCAGGATGAGACACTCCTGGCCCCTGATTGGTGCGGTGAAAGCAAAAATGCCCAAATGGCTGTGATTCGCAAAGAGTTGGAAAAGGCGGGATTTTGTTTCTGA
- a CDS encoding DUF505 domain-containing protein translates to MLIKKEHAVALYNVLGEENKGTHCQISVAAEREPYNELNLANLLEMGSSKVEFRLSYWGRNLVYLLDEMIQNGKLDIPANWKEGYRWIGSETIAMIEAAMKNGGFVGPVAEEALTERGFAEKVRDEHCGECTKLNDYAEALYDIYLHSHPKLEITQNLANFIVSMPEGPAEKNGLDYEGREAELLESMRLLSYSVPNTDIFSLNRLGKAVKNAITHMAYPYDAVISEDYLHVLAYYLDNGFEALNDKEKELMESLALIDAEGKLLPGGEALEEVLHILREQAYLPARTFDLEALDVEILRGIDEVMKRHESNPEVLPAPEEIRHYLLDLPLKEYKAVKEHYGRRLNEDMGYQKKEELKKKFAEALTVEELFKSFYEKGNHWLEKLMDVIEESLMTLKSFSLVEAKLSEDGKLYYDMTPEGRLVFEEQKEKGFREISAPAVKAITIRESEFGAPNLEWYEAAKAEHLVGGGAPTHSGEIYADLAYNVERKPHITRFELQILHKLPERGYFVESLYEDFDPTLKEEVTYGLNKLEARGFVELLPDGGVVVTEAGHLIKRALSGTPESFGNALNPLVVRVLDALHEVGNLYVKERKVRILPKNIKEAIKISGLDPETFNKALTVARNAKFIGHTSINEAGLDILEAYELLNS, encoded by the coding sequence ATGCTGATCAAGAAAGAACATGCTGTCGCACTCTACAATGTGCTGGGCGAAGAAAACAAAGGAACCCACTGCCAAATCTCTGTGGCTGCCGAGCGGGAACCCTACAATGAACTCAATCTGGCCAACCTGCTCGAAATGGGGAGCAGCAAAGTGGAATTCCGCCTCTCCTACTGGGGACGCAACCTCGTCTACCTCCTCGACGAAATGATCCAAAACGGCAAACTGGACATCCCCGCCAACTGGAAAGAGGGATACCGCTGGATCGGTAGCGAAACCATCGCGATGATCGAAGCCGCTATGAAAAACGGCGGCTTCGTCGGTCCCGTCGCCGAAGAGGCGCTAACCGAGCGTGGATTCGCCGAAAAAGTCCGTGACGAGCACTGCGGCGAATGCACCAAGCTCAACGACTATGCCGAGGCGCTCTACGACATCTATCTCCACTCCCATCCCAAGCTGGAGATCACCCAGAACCTGGCCAACTTCATCGTCTCCATGCCCGAAGGCCCCGCCGAGAAGAACGGCCTGGACTACGAGGGACGCGAAGCGGAGCTGCTGGAGTCGATGCGGCTGTTGAGCTACAGTGTGCCCAATACCGACATCTTCAGCCTCAACCGTCTGGGCAAAGCGGTCAAAAACGCCATCACCCATATGGCCTATCCCTATGACGCCGTGATCAGCGAAGATTACCTGCATGTGCTGGCATACTATCTCGACAATGGCTTCGAGGCCCTCAACGACAAAGAGAAAGAGCTGATGGAGAGCCTGGCCCTCATCGATGCCGAAGGCAAACTCCTTCCCGGCGGCGAAGCCCTCGAAGAGGTGCTCCATATCCTCAGAGAGCAAGCCTATCTGCCTGCCAGGACCTTCGATCTCGAAGCGTTGGATGTCGAGATCCTCAGAGGCATCGACGAAGTGATGAAGCGTCACGAGTCCAACCCCGAAGTGCTCCCGGCCCCCGAAGAGATCCGCCACTACCTGCTGGATCTCCCCCTCAAAGAGTACAAAGCGGTCAAAGAGCACTACGGACGCCGGCTCAATGAGGATATGGGTTATCAGAAAAAAGAGGAGCTCAAGAAGAAATTCGCCGAAGCCCTCACAGTTGAAGAACTCTTCAAGAGTTTCTACGAAAAAGGCAACCACTGGCTTGAGAAGCTGATGGATGTGATCGAAGAGTCTCTGATGACCCTCAAGAGCTTCAGCCTCGTCGAAGCCAAACTGAGTGAGGATGGCAAACTCTATTACGATATGACCCCGGAGGGACGTCTGGTCTTCGAAGAGCAGAAAGAGAAAGGCTTCCGCGAAATCAGCGCTCCCGCTGTCAAAGCGATCACCATCCGTGAGAGCGAATTCGGCGCACCCAACCTGGAGTGGTACGAAGCGGCCAAGGCCGAGCACCTCGTCGGCGGCGGCGCCCCCACCCATTCGGGCGAGATCTATGCCGACCTGGCATATAACGTGGAGCGCAAGCCCCACATCACCCGCTTCGAGCTGCAGATCCTGCACAAGCTCCCCGAGCGGGGCTATTTCGTCGAGAGCCTCTACGAAGACTTCGACCCCACCCTCAAAGAGGAGGTCACCTACGGGCTCAACAAGCTCGAGGCACGCGGATTTGTCGAGCTCCTGCCCGATGGCGGTGTCGTCGTCACCGAAGCGGGCCACCTCATCAAGCGGGCACTTAGCGGCACTCCCGAATCCTTCGGCAATGCCCTCAACCCCCTGGTAGTCCGGGTCCTCGACGCGCTGCACGAAGTGGGCAACCTCTATGTCAAGGAGCGCAAAGTGCGTATCCTGCCCAAAAACATCAAAGAGGCGATCAAGATCTCTGGTCTCGATCCCGAGACCTTCAACAAGGCGCTCACCGTGGCCCGTAACGCCAAGTTCATCGGCCACACCAGCATCAACGAGGCCGGCCTGGACATCCTGGAAGCCTACGAGCTTCTCAACAGCTAA
- a CDS encoding HdeD family acid-resistance protein — protein MLNIKQFTDNVQDLEKFSKYTKIYGVIFIILGLVGVFYPEIMSMTTAIFFGWLLLFSGFLVGIQTWQLNKKDWLGWLKFLLFTVTGALLIVNPLPGVIALGIIFSAYFFVDAFTNFMLAMKLRPAANWWIALLNSILSLALGIIFFTAIPNPIKTLWLVGLLVGISLFFDGVMLLGLSSAAKSEQEKS, from the coding sequence ATGTTAAACATCAAACAATTCACAGACAACGTTCAGGATCTGGAAAAATTCAGTAAATACACGAAGATCTATGGCGTCATCTTCATCATCCTCGGACTCGTAGGAGTCTTTTACCCTGAGATCATGTCGATGACCACAGCGATCTTCTTCGGATGGCTGCTGCTCTTCAGCGGATTTCTCGTCGGAATCCAGACATGGCAGCTCAACAAAAAAGATTGGCTGGGCTGGTTGAAGTTTCTGCTCTTCACCGTCACAGGTGCCCTGCTGATCGTCAATCCTCTGCCGGGAGTCATCGCTCTGGGAATCATCTTTAGCGCCTACTTCTTCGTGGACGCTTTTACCAACTTTATGTTGGCGATGAAGCTCCGCCCGGCAGCCAACTGGTGGATCGCCCTGCTCAACTCTATCTTGTCGCTGGCGTTGGGCATCATCTTTTTCACCGCCATCCCCAATCCGATCAAAACTCTTTGGTTGGTGGGTCTGCTGGTGGGAATCAGCCTCTTCTTCGACGGCGTGATGCTCCTCGGCCTCTCCAGCGCCGCCAAAAGCGAGCAGGAGAAGTCCTAA
- a CDS encoding DUF1931 family protein — MAILGYTKLEALFRKAASLDIDKGHAKEITDIIEKKLVDFLIAAERNANLNGRDIIWEADLPITKGLQETIIEFKKLEEEIDVQDVLNYLTTIPPLKYPLAADLEAKLPELTGAILVVMARIMKEIDRESRRVNHELIERAGRIMDLTL, encoded by the coding sequence ATGGCAATACTCGGATATACAAAACTCGAAGCACTCTTCCGCAAAGCGGCCTCTCTGGACATCGACAAGGGGCATGCGAAAGAGATCACCGACATCATCGAAAAGAAACTGGTCGACTTCCTCATCGCCGCGGAGCGCAACGCCAACCTCAACGGCCGTGACATCATTTGGGAAGCCGACCTCCCCATCACCAAGGGATTGCAGGAGACCATCATCGAGTTCAAAAAGCTCGAAGAGGAGATCGACGTTCAGGATGTGCTCAACTATCTGACCACCATCCCTCCTCTGAAGTATCCCCTCGCAGCTGACCTCGAAGCCAAGCTGCCCGAACTCACCGGAGCGATCCTCGTGGTCATGGCCCGCATCATGAAAGAGATCGACCGCGAAAGCCGCCGGGTCAACCACGAGCTGATCGAGCGTGCCGGCCGGATCATGGATCTGACCCTCTGA
- a CDS encoding YfdX family protein: protein MKKVLLSSVAALALLSSGLSAAETKAAPKAQVAQKASSQSVKNAAVRNAKARANAQKADVKIVKEAVEAVALTQQTLVQLSQNKKDEAIKSLEKAIGKMEVVLSHPNAPALLPLNASVVVSEFPGTAYDVENAVITSIALLEKKRVQDARIIVQTLKDEIDLITINMPLASYPAALKLAARFLHEGKVAEAQKVLATALSTFVEVDVVTPLGIVEAQDLIVAASKVAKTDKKLALAYLDAAKAALKKAEALGYTSTSDTTYKMLNEAIEKIEKEIRGKNKAEKLFENLIAKLKEFEEKAVKTLHK from the coding sequence ATGAAAAAGGTTCTTCTCTCTTCGGTCGCTGCCCTGGCTTTGCTGAGCAGCGGTCTCTCGGCCGCCGAGACCAAAGCGGCGCCCAAAGCCCAAGTCGCACAAAAAGCGAGCAGCCAAAGCGTCAAGAACGCTGCGGTACGCAATGCCAAAGCCCGGGCCAACGCCCAAAAAGCGGATGTCAAGATCGTCAAAGAGGCCGTCGAAGCAGTCGCTTTGACCCAGCAGACCCTGGTGCAATTGAGCCAGAACAAAAAAGATGAAGCCATCAAGTCTCTGGAAAAAGCCATCGGCAAAATGGAAGTGGTCCTGAGCCATCCCAACGCTCCGGCCCTTCTGCCTCTGAACGCATCGGTAGTCGTCAGCGAATTTCCCGGTACGGCCTATGACGTGGAAAATGCCGTCATCACCTCCATCGCCCTGCTGGAGAAAAAGCGTGTTCAGGATGCCCGGATCATCGTCCAGACTCTGAAAGACGAAATCGACCTCATCACCATCAATATGCCTCTGGCTTCCTACCCTGCCGCGTTGAAACTGGCGGCGAGATTCCTGCATGAAGGCAAGGTCGCCGAGGCACAAAAAGTGCTCGCCACGGCTCTGAGTACCTTCGTCGAGGTGGATGTGGTCACTCCTCTGGGTATCGTAGAGGCACAGGATCTCATCGTCGCAGCCAGCAAAGTCGCCAAAACCGACAAGAAACTGGCCCTGGCGTACCTCGATGCGGCCAAAGCCGCTCTGAAAAAAGCCGAAGCTCTGGGATACACCAGTACTTCGGACACGACCTACAAGATGCTCAATGAAGCCATCGAGAAGATCGAAAAAGAGATCCGCGGCAAGAACAAAGCGGAAAAACTCTTCGAAAATCTGATCGCCAAACTCAAAGAGTTCGAAGAGAAAGCGGTCAAAACCCTTCACAAGTAA